Genomic segment of Thermoanaerobaculia bacterium:
CCTTCGGAACGGAGGACGGCTTCTACATCAAGACCGAAGGCTTGGAACCCTCGCAGCGGGTCCTCTGGGACGCCGCGATCTCGCCGACCGCCTGCTTCGAGAACGTGCGGGTCCGCGACGACGGGTCGATCGACTTCTGCGACACGTCGCTCACCTCGAACGGGCGCGGCGTCGTCCTCCGGAGGTTCATCCATGGAACCGACGACGGTATCGATCTCCCGAAGGCGAACAAGATCGTCTTCATCACGCGCCGCAACGACGTCGTCCCGGTCGTCGCCCGGCTGACGCCGGAACAGGGGGCGGCCTTCTTCATGCTCGGGGAGTCGATCGAGACCTCGGCAGGCGACCCGACGCGGGCCGGCCAGGCCAAGCGGGAGGTCGGCACGAACCCGTTCATCGTCGGCCCCGAGGAGGAGGAGGGAAACCGGATCCTGCGGTTCCTCCGCGACCACTCGGACATGCAGGCATACCTCCTGAACACCGGCGCCATCGGCGCACGCGACGGGTCCCCGGGCGAGAAGATCACGATCCGCGCCTCGAGCGAGATCATGAAGCAGATCGCCAAGGACGGCATCGCCTGGCAGCTCGATCCCGACTGGGGATACCAGGTCCCGACGTCGGTACCCGGCGTCGACCTCTCGAAGTACGACCCCCGCTCGCATTACTCGCCCTCCGAGTACGCCGCGCGGGTTTCGAAGCTCCGGGGCGAGCGCGAGCAGTGGCTCGCGCAGTTCCCCGGGCTCGATCCTTCGATCCCGGCGGCGATCGAAGGCCGCCGCTGACGCGCGGCGCGACGATCACGTGGTGAAGACGGCGGAAAACGAAGCCCGCGCCTTCCGGGAAGGCCTCGAGGACATCGTCGCGGCCGAATCCTCCATCTGCTACATCGACGGGGTGCGGGGAGTCCTGTCCTACCGCGGCTACGACATCCACGACCTCGCGGAGCACGCCTCCTTCGAGGAAGTCTGCTTCCTGCTCTGGGAGGGCCGCCTTCCCGCCGCGCCGGAGCTCGCGGAGACGCGCGCGTCGCTCGGCGCCGAGCGGGCCGTGCCGGAGGAGATCCTCTCCCTCGTCCGCGGATTCCTCGTGCGCCGGATGGTCCCGATGGACGTCCTCCGGACGGCGGTGTCCGCGCTGTCGGAAACGGACCCGGACGTCGCCTCGAACGAACCGGACGCGAACCGCCGCAAGGCGGTCCGGCTGACGGCCCGCATGGCGACGATCGTCGCCGCGATCCGCCGGTTCCGCGACGGCAAGGATCCCGTCGAGCCGGACCCGGCGCGGGGACACGCGGAAGATTTCCTCTGGATGCTGAACGGCGCTCCCCCGTCGACCGGGATGGTCCGCGCCTTCGACACGGCGCTCGTCCTCCACGCGGACCACGAGCTGAACGCGTCGACGTTCGCGGCGCGCGTGACGGCGGCCACCCTCTCCGACATGCACTCCGCGATCGTCTCCGCGATCGGAACGCTGAAGGGGCCACTCCACGGCGGGGCCAACGAAGCGGTGATCCGGATGCTGATCGAGATCGGCGATCCGTCCCGGGTCGACGAGGCGATCCGCGCCCGGCTCGCGGCGAAGAAGAAGATCATGGGATTCGGACACCGCGTCTACACGACCGAGGACCCGCGGGCGACTCACCTGCGGGGCATGTCCCGCGACCTCGCGCAGTCGACCGGCGACGACCGGTGGTACGCGATGTCGCGGCGGATCGAGGAGCTCGTCCGCGAGGAGAAGGGGCTCAACTGCAACGTCGATTTCTATTCGGCGTCGACGTATTACATGCTCGGCATTCCGCCCGACCTCTACACGCCGATCTTCGCGCTCTCCCGCTGCGCCGGCTGGACCGCCCACGTGATGGAGCAGCACCGGAACAACCGGCTCATCCGTCCGCGCGCCGAGTACCTCGGCCCCGCCTACCGGCAGCCCTGGCTTCCTCTCGATCAGCGCTGAACGCCCGATGAGCGTTCCGGGGCTCCGCCGCGCCGGCATGGTCGACATGGAGCCGAACACGACCCTCGTGCAGCAGTACCCCGCGCACGAAGCGGTCCCGGAATCCTCCTCGCCCTCCCCTTCCGTCATCGTGCTCCCCGACGCCCGCGGGCTGACGCCGGAGGTGCGGGCCCTCGCGAACCGGCTCGCGCGCGAGGGATTCTTCACCCTCGCGCCGAACCCGTACGCGCACCCGTTCTCGGTCGCCGCGGGCGCGCCGCCCTGGATGTCGTATCCGATGGAGATCGCCGCCGAGGAGGGGTTCAGCGGATTTCCGGTCCGCTCCTCGTTCCGGATCGAGGAAGAGGCCGAGGCGAGGGCGCTCGCCGCGAGTCTCTCGCCGGAGCGCGTCCGGGAGCTCGTCGGACGGACGATCGGATATCTCGCGCTTTGCGCGGAAGCGGATCCCGGGCGGGTCGGCATCCTCGGGCTGGGCGTCGGCGGCCGGAACGGCTTTCGCGCGGCCTGCGAGCTCGGCGAGCGCGTCCGGGCCCTCGCCGTCTGGTCCGGCGGCGGGATCGCCGCCCGTTTCCCGCTCCGGCCGGCAGAGACGATGCCGATCCTCGAATACGAGTCGCTCCGCTCGCCGGTGCTCTTCCTCTACGGCGCGACGGATCGGGAAGCCGGAGCCGCGGAACGCGAGGCCATCGGGCG
This window contains:
- a CDS encoding phosphoenolpyruvate carboxykinase (ATP) — encoded protein: MSTVEAVNPKKITARKIHRGLSGKDLRELARREETTSAYGSPVYATRVKNRSAKDTYVVENGVLLGKHQKGMDPERAAELVRKLQESLADRELIQVDRRMGMAPEASLHCRLFVPVEFARIAAMWHNMLFPIDPSGTPDFVSVYIPDWPEKVIFLDANEGYTYICGTDYPGEAKESMLRQAMYWIKQKGGLGLHAGSKILRVTGRDGKLHDVGFLLFGLSGTGKTTLTLHDHGLEAPERVVIKQDDVVLLAADGRAFGTEDGFYIKTEGLEPSQRVLWDAAISPTACFENVRVRDDGSIDFCDTSLTSNGRGVVLRRFIHGTDDGIDLPKANKIVFITRRNDVVPVVARLTPEQGAAFFMLGESIETSAGDPTRAGQAKREVGTNPFIVGPEEEEGNRILRFLRDHSDMQAYLLNTGAIGARDGSPGEKITIRASSEIMKQIAKDGIAWQLDPDWGYQVPTSVPGVDLSKYDPRSHYSPSEYAARVSKLRGEREQWLAQFPGLDPSIPAAIEGRR
- a CDS encoding citrate synthase; this encodes MKTAENEARAFREGLEDIVAAESSICYIDGVRGVLSYRGYDIHDLAEHASFEEVCFLLWEGRLPAAPELAETRASLGAERAVPEEILSLVRGFLVRRMVPMDVLRTAVSALSETDPDVASNEPDANRRKAVRLTARMATIVAAIRRFRDGKDPVEPDPARGHAEDFLWMLNGAPPSTGMVRAFDTALVLHADHELNASTFAARVTAATLSDMHSAIVSAIGTLKGPLHGGANEAVIRMLIEIGDPSRVDEAIRARLAAKKKIMGFGHRVYTTEDPRATHLRGMSRDLAQSTGDDRWYAMSRRIEELVREEKGLNCNVDFYSASTYYMLGIPPDLYTPIFALSRCAGWTAHVMEQHRNNRLIRPRAEYLGPAYRQPWLPLDQR
- a CDS encoding dienelactone hydrolase family protein, whose translation is MSVPGLRRAGMVDMEPNTTLVQQYPAHEAVPESSSPSPSVIVLPDARGLTPEVRALANRLAREGFFTLAPNPYAHPFSVAAGAPPWMSYPMEIAAEEGFSGFPVRSSFRIEEEAEARALAASLSPERVRELVGRTIGYLALCAEADPGRVGILGLGVGGRNGFRAACELGERVRALAVWSGGGIAARFPLRPAETMPILEYESLRSPVLFLYGATDREAGAAEREAIGRILAAAGVPHEIAVFPEAGHAFFDEESPDFRIAASREAWEKTVGFFRGALAPSPGGSRA